TTAATACGATTGCAACGATGATCAAATTGGCTTTTCCTGCTGAAAAACTTTCATCTTTTAAAATCATTTCTGGGGGTTGTGCCAATTTGAACATTCAAATTCAGTTAGCCTCCAGGCACAAGCCTCCTTTTATTTTGCGTATTTACTTACGTGACAAAGAAGCAGCCTATCGTGAACAAAAGCTGGGGTTACTTTTAAAACATACCATTCCTATCCCCCAGATTTATTTTATCGGCCATGATGAAAATTATCTGTTTGCAATAGCCGAATATCTTCCAGGTATAACTTTAAGAGACTTGCTGTTAACCCATCGGTCTTATGACTTAAGTGCCATCATGGTTGCCACAGGAAACCTGCTTGCTGAAATTCAATCTCATCAATTTTCAGCAGCCGGCTTTTTTGATAAAGAATTAAATGTTATTCAACCGACATCACAACATGGTTATATGGAATTTGCCCAACAATGTTTAAGGAATACCATGGTTATGGAAACATTAGGCCCTGAAATTCTAACCACCATCAGCCATTATCTCGAACGCTTCAACTTATTCTTTCCCGATGAAGGCGAGACACATTTGGTTCATGGCGACTACGATCCTGCCAATATTCTGGTTGCCAAAACCAACAACGAATGGCAAGTCTCCGGGATTTTAGATTGGGAATTTTCATTTGCCGGCTCCCCGCTTTTTGACGTCGCTAACATGCTGCGTTATGCCCACCACATGCCTAAAGAATTTGAAGATTCCTTTCTTCAGGGATTAACATCAAAATACAGGTTACCTGAACATTGGCGTACCACCATTCACCTGCTTAACTTGATGTCGCTACTGGATTGCCTTGCACGCTGCCCCAAAGGAGAACGTCCCAATCAATGCAAGGATATTCGTTTATTAATTGAACATATTATGAACCGAGTTACACCATAAATTCACGGCTTAATCTCACGATCATTACGGTGATAATAGCCGTTTATGCCATCCCTCTGAAACATAAGTATACTCAACAACATCCGATAATTCATCGGTACGATAGGCATAAAACACCATCCTCAAAGGCTTTATTCTAAAACCGCAGTAAAATTCATTCATGGGTAATGAAACTCCGCCATACTGCACGTCCCATTGCTTCTTTTTTCCTCGAGTATTTGCTTACTAGCAATGGGCTCAGCAGAAGTGGGGGCGTAACTATAAAATCTGACTTGTGCTTCTCGAGGATAACTTCGCCAATAATATTGATTTTTAGCACTACCCAGTGCCTTAACCGTCCCTTCAATCATGACTTGTCGTTGTAATAACTCAAACCAGAAAGTCATTGAAGCAACTGGGTTTTGGCTCAACTCAGTCACCTTCCTCGTTCCTTTTTGAGTGAAAAATAGCAATCCTTCAGGATTAATTTCACGGATAGCCACCACCCTGCTGTGAGGAACAGCTCCCTTGGTCGCCGTGCACAGAACAGCTTGTTGTGGATTAGGTGCCCCAGCATCACGCTCGTCTTGAAGCCATTGATTTAAAAGTTCAACAGGTTTTGTCATATAAAGCCGTTTTTATATG
This genomic interval from Legionella oakridgensis ATCC 33761 = DSM 21215 contains the following:
- a CDS encoding pyridoxamine 5'-phosphate oxidase family protein, whose protein sequence is MTKPVELLNQWLQDERDAGAPNPQQAVLCTATKGAVPHSRVVAIREINPEGLLFFTQKGTRKVTELSQNPVASMTFWFELLQRQVMIEGTVKALGSAKNQYYWRSYPREAQVRFYSYAPTSAEPIASKQILEEKRSNGTCSMAEFHYP
- a CDS encoding pyridoxine 5'-phosphate oxidase C-terminal domain-containing protein: MNEFYCGFRIKPLRMVFYAYRTDELSDVVEYTYVSEGWHKRLLSP
- a CDS encoding phosphotransferase family protein — protein: MTFKQHWEKTNQQFQPSVNTIATMIKLAFPAEKLSSFKIISGGCANLNIQIQLASRHKPPFILRIYLRDKEAAYREQKLGLLLKHTIPIPQIYFIGHDENYLFAIAEYLPGITLRDLLLTHRSYDLSAIMVATGNLLAEIQSHQFSAAGFFDKELNVIQPTSQHGYMEFAQQCLRNTMVMETLGPEILTTISHYLERFNLFFPDEGETHLVHGDYDPANILVAKTNNEWQVSGILDWEFSFAGSPLFDVANMLRYAHHMPKEFEDSFLQGLTSKYRLPEHWRTTIHLLNLMSLLDCLARCPKGERPNQCKDIRLLIEHIMNRVTP